Below is a window of Frigoribacterium sp. SL97 DNA.
ACCGTGACCGAGACCTCGTTGCCGTCCCAGTCGACCGGGGTCGGGAACCGCAGCACGACGAGGGCGTCCTCTTTGACCGAGTCCTTGCCGGCGAGGGTGCCGTGCGGGATCGCCACACCCTCGCCGACGTAGGTGGACACCGAGTTCTCGCGCTCGAACATGGCGTCGACGTACGACTCGTCGATCGCACCCGCGTCGATCAGGGCCCGACCCGTCTTGCGGATGGCCTCGTCACGCGAGGCGGCGACCTCGTCGAGTCGGATGGACGACTCCGCGAGGAGCGCCGAGAGCTCGGGTGCCTGCTGGTCGGTCATCGTCAGACCT
It encodes the following:
- a CDS encoding PTS sugar transporter subunit IIA is translated as MTDQQAPELSALLAESSIRLDEVAASRDEAIRKTGRALIDAGAIDESYVDAMFERENSVSTYVGEGVAIPHGTLAGKDSVKEDALVVLRFPTPVDWDGNEVSVTVGIAAKGNGHIAILSQLASILMDPDKAAALRGSTTTAEVYELLASTDDDD